The DNA sequence AGGTCCGCCCGGGCAGGTACGTCATTGAGGGGGTCTTCCCTCCGCGGCGACTGGCGGGCACCCAACCGGATAGACCTGCCGCCGACAATCCGCGGGTGACGATCACGATTGGCGGGCCCTCCGGCGGGACAGTTCCCCGACTGGCTGTCGACAGCAGGGCGGTGGACGGTGGGCAGGTGGGCGAGGTTGTGATCAATGGTCGGGCCGTGCTCCGGATCCGGGCCGCGGCCGGAGGGCTCGGCGCGGTCCGACGGGCGGAGATCGTCGTCGGTCGCCTCCGCGCTTTGATCGCACAAGGTTTGCGCTCCGGAGATCTCGGTGTCACGGATGTGGGCGGGGAGGTGGCGATCGTCGCGCACGGCCAAGTGGTCGTCACCGTCGACCGCAACCACGCCCGTCTGAACAACACCACGCCCCGTGCCCTGGCGGTTCTCTGGCTGCGCGCGCTGGCCCAAGCCCTCTCGCCCTGACCCCCGCTGTACCTGGAACCGGTACCAGGAACCGGTACCAGGAACCGGTACCAGGAACGGGTACCAGGAACGCTTGCCGGGGGAGGCGAACGAACG is a window from the Armatimonadota bacterium genome containing:
- a CDS encoding BsuPI-related putative proteinase inhibitor — protein: MRYAVCGLVGALVMAASAFAGPAATVQRGMLTVELAANKEAYAVGEPVELTLTLSNRGTGPLVFQFNDGQRYDFVATGEDGTVVWVWSRDKAFIQVLGTLTITPGESRVYRDRWDQKDDRGVQVRPGRYVIEGVFPPRRLAGTQPDRPAADNPRVTITIGGPSGGTVPRLAVDSRAVDGGQVGEVVINGRAVLRIRAAAGGLGAVRRAEIVVGRLRALIAQGLRSGDLGVTDVGGEVAIVAHGQVVVTVDRNHARLNNTTPRALAVLWLRALAQALSP